In the genome of Vicia villosa cultivar HV-30 ecotype Madison, WI linkage group LG7, Vvil1.0, whole genome shotgun sequence, one region contains:
- the LOC131618337 gene encoding uncharacterized protein LOC131618337, producing the protein MRSFVPAIYDITVADPKSTPAPTMLRLLNRKPSVKMIKQKMIKNIGEGKVSESNNGDTVIDIPPDLLITEFEDPIVAIVNSTYPEFTSNSCFYIGGDVRDYFSANSIDKSEFHDVTLVDILTPEFLSSLQTSGLPNHHIKLKVGTPIMVMRNINQYEGLCNGTRLIITKLGGVI; encoded by the exons ATGCGCTCATTCGTTCCTGCCATTTATGACATAACAGTGGCTGACCCTAAAAGTACTCCTGCTCCTACAATGCTAAGACTCTTAAATAGGAAACCTTCTGTG AAAATGATAAAACAGAAAATGATAAAAAACATTGGAGAAGGCAAAGTATCCGAATCAAACAATGGTGATACAGTTATTGATATTCCACCAGACCTGTTGATTACAGAATTTGAGGACCCAATCGTAGCAATAGTTAATTCTACATATCCGGAATTTACGAGCAATTCTTGCTTCTACATTGGAG GAGACGTGCGTGATTATTTCAGTGCAAATTCTATTGATAAGTCGGAATTCCACGATGTAACATTGGTTGACATCCTCACCCCAGAATTTCTCAGTTCACTGCAAACATCAGGATTACCTAACCATCATATAAAACTAAAGGTTGGGACACCAATTATGGTCATGAGAAACATCAACCAGTATGAAGGCTTATGTAATGGAACAAGGTTGATAATAACAAAGTTGGGTGGTGTGATTTAA
- the LOC131618336 gene encoding transcription factor MYB17-like has translation MGRTPCCDKMGLKKGPWTSEEDEVLVGYIKKNGGHGSWRSLPKLAGLLRCGKSCRLRWTNYLRPDIKRGPFKPEEEKLVIQLHAILGNRWAAIASQLPGRTDNEIKNLWNTHLKKRLISKGIDPQTHEPISSSHYYPISKSNSSIATRHMAQWESARLEAEARLSKDSPLFNNNNTPLASNKSDSDYFLKIWNSDVGQSFRGVRKSNEDDDDDKTRCISSMSQEGSSCNNNKCGSVSVTTTTTTATDLASSTPASNVKEDFEWRNYKLFNHVGCDDSSSSNDLEDSSDTALQLLLDFPSNNDMSFLE, from the exons ATGGGAAGGACACCTTGTTGTGACAAGATGGGGTTGAAGAAAGGTCCTTGGACTAGTGAAGAGGATGAAGTTCTTGTTGGATATATCAAGAAAAATGGTGGCCATGGAAGCTGGCGTTCTCTCCCTAAGTTAGCAG gcCTTCTTCGTTGCGGTAAGAGTTGCAGACTAAGATGGACGAACTACCTGAGACCGGATATTAAACGCGGTCCCTTTAAGCCCGAGGAAGAAAAACTAGTCATACAGCTTCATGCCATCCTTGGAAATAG GTGGGCTGCAATAGCTTCTCAGTTACCAGGAAGAACAGACAACGAGATCAAGAATTTATGGAACACGCACTTAAAGAAACGTCTCATAAGCAAGGGAATCGATCCACAAACTCATGAACCAATTTCCTCATCACACTACTATCcaatttccaaatcaaattcgTCTATCGCCACACGCCACATGGCTCAATGGGAAAGTGCAAGACTTGAGGCAGAAGCAAGGCTCTCAAAGGACTCACCTTTattcaataacaacaacactCCTTTAGCAAGCAACAAGTCTGATTCTGACTATTTCCTTAAGATATGGAACTCTGATGTTGGACAATCTTTTCGCGGGGTTCGTAAATCAAACGAAGACGACGATGATGATAAAACTAGGTGCATAAGCTCAATGTCTCAAGAAGGGTCATCTTGTAATAACAACAAATGTGGATCTGTATCtgttactactactactactacagcAACAGATTTGGCCTCATCAACTCCTGCAAGCAATGTGAAGGAAGATTTTGAATGGAGAAACTACAAATTATTTAATCATGTAGGTTGTGATGATTCATCAAGCTCTAATGATCTTGAAGACTCTTCTGACACTGCATTGCAGCTTTTGTTGGATTTTCCTTCTAACAATGACATGAGCTTCTTAGAATGA